From one Streptomyces sp. SCSIO 30461 genomic stretch:
- a CDS encoding DUF4349 domain-containing protein, translating into MRVRRHTVAAALLTASLALAGCSASDGSSGDAKSAARHGAADAAPGRGPAAESGYAAASPAPGAQRDGTAKKPAAGTHIIRTAELSVEVKDATKALARVRTTVETAGGHVADETTERVDDTRVASRIVLRVPQDRYASLLTDLEGSGKLLSRKADAEDVTDQVVDVESRIATQRASVARVRALMDRAEKLADVVTLEGELSRRQSELESLLAQQASLKDRTSMATITLSLSEAYDAKPAVEDDPGFLDALKGGWDALAATVRWIGLVLGAVVPFAAVAAVLYALWRLLVRPLRLRRRPGTAAADAPAGPQYPLYPGKSEQPE; encoded by the coding sequence ATGCGTGTACGGCGTCATACGGTCGCGGCGGCGCTGCTGACCGCCTCACTCGCGCTCGCGGGCTGCAGTGCGTCCGACGGCTCGTCCGGGGACGCGAAGTCGGCGGCGAGGCATGGCGCGGCCGATGCGGCACCCGGCCGCGGGCCCGCGGCCGAATCCGGGTACGCCGCCGCGTCGCCCGCCCCGGGAGCGCAGCGGGACGGGACGGCGAAGAAGCCCGCGGCGGGGACGCACATCATCCGCACGGCCGAGCTGTCGGTGGAGGTGAAGGACGCCACCAAGGCCCTGGCCCGGGTCCGAACCACCGTGGAGACCGCGGGCGGCCACGTCGCGGACGAGACCACCGAGCGCGTCGACGACACCCGTGTGGCCTCGCGCATCGTGCTGCGCGTCCCCCAGGACCGCTACGCCTCGCTGCTCACCGACCTCGAAGGCTCGGGAAAGCTGCTCTCGCGCAAGGCGGACGCGGAGGACGTCACCGACCAGGTGGTGGACGTGGAGAGCCGGATCGCCACCCAGCGGGCGAGCGTCGCCCGGGTGCGGGCCCTGATGGACCGGGCGGAGAAGCTGGCCGATGTGGTGACGCTGGAGGGGGAGCTGAGCAGGCGTCAGTCCGAACTGGAGTCCCTGCTGGCCCAGCAGGCGTCACTGAAGGACCGCACGTCGATGGCGACGATCACGCTGTCGCTGTCCGAAGCGTATGACGCGAAGCCCGCGGTCGAGGACGATCCGGGTTTCCTGGATGCTCTGAAGGGCGGCTGGGACGCGCTGGCGGCAACGGTGCGCTGGATCGGTCTCGTCCTCGGCGCCGTGGTCCCGTTCGCGGCCGTCGCCGCCGTGCTCTACGCCCTGTGGCGCCTGCTGGTCCGGCCGCTTCGGCTGCGCCGCCGCCCCGGAACCGCGGCCGCTGACGCGCCCGCCGGGCCCCAGTACCCGCTCTACCCCGGGAAGTCGGAGCAGCCGGAGTAG
- the hemG gene encoding protoporphyrinogen oxidase: MSGHTNADRDARTRTATAAGQPGRVVVIGGGIAGLAAAHRLLSAGFRVTLLEETGRLGGKLLAGEIAGAPVDLGAESMLARRPEAVDLARAVGVGERLQAPATATASVWTRGALRPMPKGHVMGVPGDADALAGLLSPDGLARIERERELPPADLGDDVAIGAFVAQRLGREVVDRLVEPLLGGVYAGDAYRISMRAAVPQLFEAVREADGSLQDAVRAVQRSAARRQETGPVFMGIDGGVGTLPLAVADAVRAQGGEIRTGARVVGLSRTPEYWLVRTDEWRLVADAVVLATPAGPASALLAAESPAAAAELAGVEYASMALITLAFRRSDLAGQLPEGSGFLVPPVDGRTIKASTFSARKWSWVADGAPDLFLLRTSVGRYGEEEQLHREDSELVDVSLADLHEAIGLTARPVATRVTRWTGGLPQYPVGHLSRVARVRDAVAKLPGLRVCGAAYDGVGIPACVGSGRRAAEEIIATAPLVRGTVRDGRE; encoded by the coding sequence ATGAGTGGGCACACGAACGCCGACAGGGATGCGCGGACGAGGACGGCCACCGCGGCCGGGCAGCCGGGCCGTGTCGTCGTCATCGGCGGCGGTATCGCCGGGCTCGCCGCCGCCCACCGGCTGCTGTCCGCGGGGTTCCGGGTGACCCTGCTGGAGGAGACCGGCAGGCTGGGCGGCAAACTCCTGGCAGGTGAGATCGCCGGAGCGCCCGTCGACCTCGGCGCCGAGTCCATGCTCGCCCGCCGGCCGGAGGCCGTGGACCTCGCCAGAGCGGTGGGCGTCGGCGAGCGCCTCCAGGCACCGGCCACGGCCACCGCGTCCGTTTGGACCCGCGGCGCACTGCGCCCGATGCCCAAGGGCCATGTGATGGGGGTACCGGGCGATGCCGATGCCTTGGCCGGACTGCTCTCCCCCGATGGCCTCGCCCGGATCGAGCGGGAACGCGAGCTGCCCCCCGCCGACCTCGGCGACGACGTGGCCATCGGTGCTTTCGTCGCCCAGCGCCTCGGCCGCGAAGTGGTCGACCGGCTGGTCGAGCCGCTGCTCGGTGGGGTGTACGCGGGCGACGCGTACCGGATCTCCATGCGCGCCGCCGTGCCCCAGCTCTTCGAAGCCGTCCGGGAAGCGGACGGCTCGCTCCAGGACGCCGTCCGGGCGGTCCAGCGCAGTGCCGCCCGGCGGCAGGAGACAGGCCCCGTCTTCATGGGCATCGACGGAGGTGTAGGCACCCTTCCGCTCGCCGTCGCCGACGCCGTACGGGCCCAGGGCGGCGAGATCCGCACCGGCGCCCGGGTGGTCGGTCTCAGCCGCACCCCTGAGTACTGGCTGGTCCGCACCGACGAGTGGCGGCTCGTGGCCGACGCGGTGGTGCTCGCCACGCCCGCCGGACCCGCGTCCGCGTTGCTCGCCGCGGAGTCCCCGGCGGCCGCCGCAGAACTGGCCGGCGTCGAGTACGCCTCGATGGCGCTGATCACCCTGGCCTTCCGGCGCTCCGACCTGGCCGGACAGCTCCCGGAAGGCTCGGGCTTCCTCGTACCGCCCGTCGACGGCCGCACGATCAAGGCTTCCACCTTCTCGGCCCGGAAGTGGAGCTGGGTGGCGGACGGCGCCCCCGACCTGTTCCTGCTGCGCACCTCCGTGGGCCGCTACGGGGAAGAGGAGCAGCTGCACCGCGAGGACTCCGAACTCGTGGATGTCTCCCTGGCGGATCTCCACGAGGCCATCGGACTCACCGCCCGGCCGGTGGCGACCCGGGTCACCCGCTGGACCGGGGGCCTTCCGCAGTATCCGGTCGGCCATCTGAGCAGGGTCGCCCGGGTCAGGGACGCGGTGGCGAAGCTCCCCGGGCTGCGGGTCTGCGGCGCGGCGTACGACGGTGTGGGCATCCCCGCCTGCGTCGGCAGCGGCCGGCGAGCGGCGGAAGAGATCATCGCCACGGCACCCCTGGTGCGGGGCACTGTCCGGGACGGGCGAGAATAG
- the hemQ gene encoding hydrogen peroxide-dependent heme synthase has protein sequence MSAPEKIPNAGKKAKDLNEVIRYTLWSVFRLRDVLPDDRVGYADEVQELFDQLAAKDVTVRGTYDVSGLRADADLMIWWHAETADQLQEAYNLFRRTRLGRALEPVWSNMALHRPAEFNKSHIPAFLADETPRNYVSVYPFVRSYDWYLLPDEDRRRMLADHGKMARGYPDVRANTVASFSLGDYEWLLAFEADELYRIVDLMRHLRASEARMHVREEVPFYTGRRKSVAELVAGLA, from the coding sequence ATGAGTGCGCCCGAAAAGATCCCGAACGCCGGTAAGAAGGCGAAGGACCTCAACGAGGTCATCCGCTACACCCTGTGGTCAGTCTTCCGGCTGCGCGACGTGCTGCCCGATGACAGGGTCGGATACGCCGACGAGGTCCAGGAGCTGTTCGACCAGCTCGCCGCCAAGGACGTCACCGTTCGCGGGACATACGACGTGTCCGGACTACGCGCCGACGCGGACCTGATGATCTGGTGGCACGCGGAGACCGCGGACCAGCTCCAGGAGGCCTACAACCTCTTCCGCCGCACCCGCCTCGGCCGTGCTCTGGAGCCGGTGTGGTCGAACATGGCCCTGCACCGTCCCGCCGAGTTCAACAAGTCGCACATCCCGGCGTTCCTCGCCGACGAGACGCCGCGCAACTATGTCTCGGTGTACCCGTTCGTGCGCTCGTACGACTGGTACCTGCTGCCGGACGAGGACCGCCGCCGGATGCTCGCGGACCACGGCAAGATGGCCCGCGGCTACCCGGACGTGCGCGCCAACACGGTCGCCTCGTTCTCGCTCGGCGACTACGAGTGGCTCCTCGCCTTCGAGGCCGACGAGTTGTACCGCATCGTCGACCTGATGCGCCATCTGCGTGCCTCCGAGGCACGGATGCACGTCCGCGAAGAGGTCCCCTTCTACACCGGGCGGCGCAAGAGCGTGGCGGAGCTGGTGGCCGGGCTGGCCTGA
- a CDS encoding alpha/beta hydrolase, producing MSVRVWRGAVGSLVLSALLTAPAGGATLPGVTGATGAGLAGGTAKAGNPVEDAGVLTAATRAQAAGIPFGPCPAVERLPVYVECGTVDVPVDYARPLGRQIPLTVSRARAGGPATARQGSLVYNPGGPGGSAMYFPKASQWPEWKRIAQAYDLVGYAPRGVGRSAPLSCQDPADFTKAPTQAPTTPSESYKRERIARAKAYARGCARSGGSDLRHLNSLNNARDLEVLRAALGEEKLTFVGSSYGTYLGALYAVLFPGRVRRMVLDSVVDPSPDKIWYRNNLEQSLAFESRWADFRAWVARHDAVYGLGSTAAEVQHSYELARARVALEPAGGKVGPEQLRSAFLRAAYFDDYWPRRAAALAKYLKGDSNDLIAVATPDPADAAEEENGNAVYTAVECNDAPWPTDWKVWDRDNTALARRAPFETWANVWMNLPCAYWPAPRQQPLDLRMAPGVLPSLLILAAERDAATPYPGALEMHRRIGGSVLVTERDAGSHGIVGGTNTCVNGHVDAYLLTGRTPVEAGTPVRRASCAPHPQPDPVSLEQRAVERERTRALPPAV from the coding sequence ATGAGCGTACGAGTGTGGCGCGGAGCGGTCGGCTCGCTGGTCCTTTCGGCCCTCCTCACCGCACCGGCCGGTGGCGCCACCCTCCCCGGCGTGACCGGAGCGACCGGAGCAGGCCTGGCGGGCGGGACGGCCAAGGCTGGCAACCCTGTTGAGGACGCCGGCGTGCTCACCGCCGCCACCCGGGCCCAGGCCGCGGGGATCCCCTTCGGTCCCTGTCCCGCCGTCGAGCGGCTCCCCGTGTATGTCGAGTGCGGCACGGTCGACGTACCGGTCGACTACGCGAGACCGCTGGGCCGTCAGATCCCGCTCACCGTGAGCCGGGCCAGGGCCGGCGGACCCGCCACCGCCCGCCAGGGCTCGCTCGTCTACAACCCGGGCGGCCCCGGCGGTTCCGCCATGTACTTCCCCAAGGCGTCCCAGTGGCCGGAGTGGAAGCGGATCGCTCAGGCATATGATCTGGTCGGCTACGCCCCGCGCGGCGTGGGACGGTCCGCACCGTTGTCCTGCCAGGACCCGGCCGACTTCACCAAGGCACCCACTCAGGCCCCGACCACGCCGTCGGAGTCGTACAAGCGGGAGCGGATCGCCCGCGCGAAGGCGTATGCCCGCGGTTGCGCCCGCAGCGGAGGGTCGGATCTCCGGCATCTCAACTCGCTGAACAACGCACGCGACTTGGAAGTGCTGCGGGCGGCGCTGGGCGAGGAGAAACTGACCTTCGTCGGGTCCTCGTACGGGACGTACCTGGGGGCGCTGTACGCCGTGCTCTTCCCCGGACGCGTACGGCGCATGGTGCTGGACTCGGTGGTCGATCCGTCGCCGGACAAGATCTGGTACCGCAACAACCTGGAGCAGTCGCTGGCTTTCGAGAGCCGCTGGGCGGACTTCCGCGCCTGGGTGGCCCGGCATGACGCCGTCTACGGCCTGGGCAGCACCGCGGCCGAGGTCCAGCACAGCTACGAACTCGCCCGCGCCCGGGTCGCGCTTGAACCGGCCGGGGGCAAGGTGGGGCCCGAGCAACTGCGTTCTGCGTTCCTGCGGGCCGCGTACTTCGACGACTACTGGCCGCGCCGGGCCGCCGCCCTCGCCAAGTACCTGAAGGGCGACTCGAACGACCTCATCGCCGTGGCCACGCCGGATCCGGCGGACGCCGCGGAGGAGGAGAACGGCAACGCCGTCTACACGGCCGTAGAGTGCAACGACGCGCCATGGCCCACGGACTGGAAGGTGTGGGACCGCGACAACACCGCGCTGGCACGCCGGGCTCCGTTCGAGACCTGGGCCAACGTGTGGATGAACCTGCCGTGTGCCTACTGGCCCGCGCCGCGGCAGCAGCCGCTGGATCTGCGCATGGCGCCGGGGGTCCTCCCGTCGCTGTTGATCCTCGCGGCCGAGCGGGACGCGGCGACGCCGTACCCGGGTGCCCTGGAGATGCACCGGAGGATCGGCGGTTCGGTGCTGGTCACGGAGCGGGACGCCGGTTCGCACGGCATCGTCGGCGGCACGAACACCTGCGTCAACGGGCATGTGGACGCGTATCTGCTGACGGGCAGAACACCGGTGGAGGCCGGGACGCCGGTGCGGCGCGCTTCATGCGCGCCGCACCCGCAGCCGGACCCGGTGTCTTTGGAGCAGCGCGCGGTGGAGCGTGAGCGTACCCGCGCTCTGCCGCCCGCTGTCTGA
- a CDS encoding TIGR04222 domain-containing membrane protein: MLTFLALLVDTAMAVSSVLLIRGFTRARGRGPAGPVYDVMEVAFLNGGPARVVDTALTTMATDGRIAIGGPGIIAVRQAVAYHPVEQAVLREVAAAPNGALHHLRLAVMRGSAVQAIGDGLAARGLMADPRAMRPLRRHAGIQTGCAFLLFPAGIVLMVLQYTAFEGHAGSFPFLVAVLPAIFGGFLVGAICAAKANRKVTSAGRRAVYEYRRAHAGAGDTAHLIALNGLRAIADPVLQSQLTTAARLGRSRRSPVEVGVGSTLLMEDIVWCASSPDGGGSGGGGCGGANGSSCGGSGGCSGGCGGSSGGGSSCGGGGGSSCGGSSSSCGSSSASSCGGSSSS, from the coding sequence ATGCTGACTTTCCTCGCGCTGCTGGTGGACACCGCCATGGCCGTCTCATCAGTACTGCTGATCAGGGGGTTCACCAGGGCCCGTGGCCGCGGACCGGCCGGGCCCGTGTACGACGTGATGGAGGTGGCCTTCCTCAACGGCGGGCCCGCCCGTGTGGTCGATACGGCGCTGACCACCATGGCGACCGACGGACGGATCGCCATCGGCGGGCCCGGGATCATCGCCGTACGGCAGGCCGTGGCGTACCACCCGGTGGAGCAGGCGGTACTCCGGGAGGTCGCGGCGGCACCCAACGGGGCACTGCACCACCTGCGACTGGCCGTGATGCGCGGCTCCGCCGTGCAGGCGATCGGCGACGGCCTCGCCGCCCGCGGTCTGATGGCGGATCCCCGTGCAATGCGCCCGCTGCGGCGCCATGCCGGAATCCAGACGGGTTGCGCCTTCCTCCTGTTCCCCGCCGGGATCGTGCTGATGGTGCTCCAGTACACGGCCTTCGAGGGGCATGCGGGATCCTTTCCATTCCTCGTGGCGGTGCTGCCCGCGATCTTCGGGGGCTTCCTGGTCGGGGCCATCTGCGCGGCCAAGGCGAACCGCAAGGTGACATCTGCGGGCAGACGGGCCGTGTACGAGTACCGGCGGGCCCACGCGGGCGCCGGGGACACGGCCCATCTGATCGCGTTGAACGGACTGCGCGCGATTGCGGACCCGGTGCTCCAGAGCCAGTTGACGACGGCCGCACGGCTGGGGCGGAGCAGGCGGTCCCCCGTGGAGGTCGGCGTGGGGTCCACGCTGCTCATGGAGGACATCGTGTGGTGCGCCTCGTCTCCTGACGGGGGCGGCTCGGGCGGCGGCGGCTGCGGCGGCGCGAATGGCAGCTCCTGCGGCGGAAGCGGTGGTTGCAGCGGTGGGTGCGGGGGCTCGTCCGGTGGTGGTTCGAGCTGTGGGGGTGGTGGTGGTTCGAGTTGCGGAGGCAGCAGCTCCAGCTGCGGAAGCAGTAGTGCTTCGAGTTGCGGAGGCAGCAGCTCGAGTTGA
- a CDS encoding DUF692 domain-containing protein, with the protein MKRIERLGTGIGWRPEIADTVERLPGLDWVEVVAENVCPGHLPDSLVRLRKRGVAVVPHGVALGLGGAQRPDPTRLASLAERAEALGSPLVTEHIAFVRAGGPLIASPGLEAGHLLPVPRTRDALAVLCENVRIAQDSLPVPLALENIAALFSWPGEELTEGQFLAELVERTGVRLLIDVANLHTNHVNRGEDPLAALDELPVEAVAYVHVAGGVERDGVWHDSHAHPVPRPVLDILAELRRRTDPPGVLLERDDGFPPPDELAAELTAIRQTLESAAVAAPAGGTRPKEGAGTLHAAAPAPGPDPAPKATDDAARTRLALAQAALLSALVAGTPAPEGFDAPRLRVQSRALAAKRSDVVAKVAPELRQILGSGYRAAFLAYARSRPMTGGYHRDALDFAEHLLIAGNPQDPAARRQLTYWWQDRAGTRPPRRTTRIVRAARAALVRR; encoded by the coding sequence ATGAAGAGGATCGAAAGGCTCGGCACCGGCATCGGCTGGCGCCCCGAGATCGCGGACACCGTGGAGCGGTTGCCGGGGCTCGACTGGGTCGAGGTCGTGGCGGAGAACGTCTGCCCCGGCCATTTGCCGGACTCTCTCGTGCGTCTGCGGAAGCGCGGCGTCGCGGTGGTCCCGCACGGTGTCGCACTGGGCCTCGGCGGCGCCCAACGCCCGGACCCCACGCGTCTCGCGTCACTGGCCGAGCGTGCCGAGGCACTCGGCTCCCCGCTGGTGACCGAGCACATCGCGTTCGTCCGTGCCGGAGGCCCTCTCATCGCCTCTCCCGGCCTGGAGGCCGGGCATCTGCTGCCCGTACCCCGCACCAGGGACGCCCTTGCGGTGCTCTGCGAGAACGTGCGCATCGCCCAGGACTCGCTCCCCGTACCGCTCGCCCTGGAGAACATCGCCGCGCTGTTCTCCTGGCCCGGCGAAGAGCTGACGGAAGGCCAGTTCCTCGCCGAGCTGGTGGAGCGCACAGGCGTACGACTGCTGATCGATGTCGCCAATCTGCACACCAACCACGTCAACCGCGGCGAGGACCCGCTGGCAGCGCTCGACGAGCTGCCCGTCGAGGCCGTCGCGTACGTCCATGTCGCGGGGGGCGTCGAGCGCGACGGTGTCTGGCACGACAGCCACGCCCATCCGGTGCCCCGCCCGGTCCTGGACATCCTCGCGGAGCTGCGCCGCCGTACCGACCCGCCGGGAGTGCTGCTCGAACGGGACGACGGCTTCCCGCCGCCCGACGAACTGGCCGCCGAACTGACGGCGATCAGGCAGACCCTGGAGTCCGCCGCGGTAGCGGCCCCGGCAGGCGGCACACGGCCGAAGGAGGGCGCCGGGACCCTGCACGCCGCCGCCCCGGCGCCTGGTCCCGATCCCGCTCCCAAAGCCACGGACGACGCGGCGCGTACGCGACTCGCGCTGGCGCAGGCGGCCCTGCTCTCCGCGCTGGTCGCCGGTACGCCCGCGCCGGAGGGATTCGACGCGCCGCGGCTGCGGGTGCAGAGCCGAGCCCTCGCCGCCAAGCGGTCCGACGTGGTGGCCAAGGTGGCTCCCGAACTCCGGCAGATCCTCGGCAGCGGCTACCGGGCCGCGTTCCTCGCCTACGCCCGTAGCAGGCCCATGACGGGCGGATACCACCGCGACGCGCTGGACTTCGCCGAGCACCTGCTGATCGCAGGGAACCCGCAGGACCCGGCCGCCCGGCGGCAGCTCACGTACTGGTGGCAGGACCGGGCCGGCACCCGGCCGCCTCGCCGCACGACCCGGATCGTACGGGCGGCCCGTGCCGCCCTCGTCAGGAGGTGA
- a CDS encoding DUF4142 domain-containing protein, whose protein sequence is MRRINGTALIIAALVATVGALAFPVWSYADRSGTGQANLNASSVATQWGPLTATDRDLLVKVRLAGLWELPAGQQAIERAPSEAIKEAGDHLVVGHTDLDERARDVAAKLGVELPNQPNEQQQGWLRELSAASGQEYEYKFANLLRNAHGKVFSAIAMVRHTTRNTLIRQLASDANQTVLDHITMLEATGKVDFDAIANEAAAGATASPTGPPPPDGNLPPAPAPATPSNPGEATSKPSTQPGAPTAVNTNRPAPGTQQ, encoded by the coding sequence CTGCGGCGCATCAACGGGACAGCACTCATCATCGCGGCCCTGGTCGCCACGGTGGGCGCGCTCGCGTTCCCCGTCTGGTCCTACGCGGACCGGTCCGGCACAGGCCAGGCCAATCTGAACGCGTCGTCCGTGGCGACCCAGTGGGGGCCGCTGACCGCGACCGACCGCGACTTGCTGGTGAAGGTGCGACTGGCCGGACTCTGGGAGCTGCCGGCCGGCCAGCAGGCGATCGAACGCGCCCCCAGCGAAGCGATCAAGGAGGCGGGGGACCACCTCGTCGTCGGCCACACCGATCTCGACGAGCGTGCCCGCGACGTGGCGGCAAAGCTCGGCGTCGAGCTGCCGAACCAGCCCAACGAGCAGCAGCAGGGCTGGCTGCGGGAACTGTCCGCGGCAAGCGGGCAGGAGTACGAGTACAAGTTCGCGAACCTGCTGCGCAACGCGCACGGCAAGGTCTTCTCCGCGATCGCCATGGTCCGCCACACCACCCGCAACACGCTGATCAGGCAGCTCGCGAGCGACGCCAACCAGACCGTGCTGGACCACATCACCATGCTGGAGGCCACCGGCAAGGTGGACTTCGACGCGATCGCCAACGAGGCAGCGGCCGGTGCCACCGCCAGCCCGACCGGCCCGCCGCCCCCGGACGGCAACCTGCCGCCCGCTCCCGCCCCGGCCACCCCCTCGAACCCCGGTGAGGCCACATCGAAGCCGTCCACGCAGCCGGGAGCGCCGACCGCGGTCAACACCAACCGGCCCGCGCCGGGCACCCAGCAGTAG
- a CDS encoding peptidyl-tRNA hydrolase, with translation MSSSPGSPFRHEPTARDEAPQFVLPLVARIEKTAPPSRTDALETAARAVLVMLSDERSLGDGEWAQSMRDWQDARIRKVVRRARGTEWRKASALPGITVTGEQAEVRVFPPVPLDGWPRELVKLQVSGTELEDPEVAETHTERPGAAVIWLNPALGMSTGKEMAQVGHGAQLLWWDMRESEQTTWRAAGFPLYVRTARPEQWAGLTTSGLPTVRDAGFTEIAPGSITVVASHPQFA, from the coding sequence ATCAGCAGCTCCCCCGGCAGCCCCTTCCGTCACGAGCCGACCGCCCGCGACGAAGCCCCGCAGTTCGTCCTTCCCCTGGTGGCCCGGATCGAGAAGACCGCTCCGCCGTCCCGGACCGACGCGCTGGAGACCGCGGCGCGCGCGGTGCTCGTGATGCTCAGCGACGAGCGGTCGCTGGGCGACGGCGAGTGGGCGCAGTCGATGCGCGACTGGCAGGACGCCCGCATCCGCAAGGTGGTGCGGCGGGCGCGCGGCACCGAGTGGCGCAAGGCGTCGGCACTACCAGGAATCACGGTGACGGGCGAGCAAGCGGAGGTGCGGGTGTTCCCGCCGGTGCCACTGGACGGCTGGCCACGGGAGCTGGTGAAGCTCCAGGTCTCCGGCACCGAACTGGAGGACCCCGAGGTAGCGGAGACTCACACCGAGCGCCCCGGCGCGGCTGTGATCTGGCTCAACCCCGCGCTGGGCATGTCGACCGGCAAGGAGATGGCCCAGGTGGGTCACGGGGCCCAGCTGCTGTGGTGGGACATGCGCGAGTCCGAGCAGACCACGTGGCGCGCGGCAGGCTTCCCGCTGTACGTACGCACCGCGCGTCCCGAGCAGTGGGCCGGACTCACGACGAGCGGTCTGCCGACCGTACGGGACGCGGGTTTCACGGAGATCGCGCCCGGCTCGATCACCGTGGTGGCGAGCCATCCGCAGTTCGCCTGA
- a CDS encoding S1 family peptidase, with protein sequence MSHRRIPKRKAILAGAGAVGIAAAAILLPNANASQSGEGDPSEAPRKLSAASASELLRQLGGQLGDSYGGAYYDAGKQQLVVNVVGDDAESNSRVEKAGAVARSVRNSVTSLKAATESLSDKAAVPGTAWSIDPRTNQILVTADRTVTGARWDKLETAVDSLGDGMARIRKSSGEFKAFVEGGDAIFGGGSRCSLGFNVTTQDGQPGFLTAGHCGVAAEQWSDQQGGAPIGTVQEAVFPGEGDFALVTYDDPNTQAASSVDLGDGRQVEINQAAEAAVGQEVFRMGSTTGLSDGQVTGLNATVNYPEGTVTGLIQTNVCAEPGDSGGAMFTREGDAIGLTSGGSGDCTQGGETFFQPVTTALAAVGAQIGAGDAGAENGGIGDGGAADAGAGDAGAENGGIGDGGAGDAGAENGGIGDGGDGGAFNGGAAGDGGAGDGGAVQQHG encoded by the coding sequence TTGAGTCACAGGCGAATACCCAAGCGGAAGGCCATTCTCGCTGGAGCCGGGGCGGTGGGCATCGCCGCAGCGGCCATACTGCTGCCGAACGCCAACGCTTCGCAGTCCGGCGAGGGGGATCCGTCGGAAGCACCCAGAAAGCTGAGCGCCGCATCCGCTTCGGAGCTGCTCCGGCAACTCGGCGGGCAGCTCGGTGATTCCTACGGCGGTGCCTACTACGACGCGGGCAAGCAGCAGCTCGTCGTCAATGTCGTCGGCGACGACGCGGAGTCGAACAGCCGGGTCGAGAAGGCCGGCGCGGTCGCCAGGAGTGTGCGCAACAGCGTCACGTCGCTGAAGGCGGCCACCGAGTCGCTGTCCGACAAGGCCGCCGTGCCGGGTACGGCGTGGTCCATCGACCCCCGCACCAACCAGATCCTCGTGACCGCCGACCGCACGGTGACCGGAGCACGCTGGGACAAGCTGGAGACGGCCGTCGACTCGCTCGGTGACGGCATGGCTCGGATCAGGAAGTCCTCCGGTGAGTTCAAGGCCTTCGTCGAGGGCGGCGATGCCATCTTCGGCGGGGGCTCCCGCTGCTCGCTCGGCTTCAACGTCACCACCCAGGACGGTCAGCCGGGCTTCCTCACCGCCGGGCACTGCGGTGTGGCGGCCGAGCAGTGGTCCGATCAGCAGGGCGGCGCCCCCATCGGCACGGTCCAGGAGGCCGTATTCCCCGGCGAGGGCGACTTCGCGCTCGTCACCTACGACGACCCGAACACACAGGCGGCCAGTTCGGTCGACCTCGGCGACGGCCGGCAGGTCGAGATCAACCAGGCCGCCGAGGCGGCCGTGGGCCAGGAGGTCTTCCGGATGGGCAGCACCACGGGCCTGAGCGACGGGCAGGTCACCGGTCTGAACGCGACCGTGAACTACCCGGAGGGCACCGTCACCGGGCTCATCCAGACCAATGTCTGTGCGGAGCCCGGTGACAGCGGTGGCGCGATGTTCACCAGGGAGGGTGACGCGATCGGACTCACCTCGGGCGGCAGCGGTGACTGTACCCAGGGTGGTGAGACCTTCTTCCAGCCGGTGACCACGGCGCTCGCCGCGGTCGGTGCCCAGATCGGCGCGGGTGACGCGGGTGCCGAGAACGGCGGCATCGGCGACGGTGGTGCGGCGGACGCCGGGGCGGGTGACGCGGGTGCCGAGAACGGCGGCATCGGCGACGGCGGTGCGGGTGACGCGGGTGCCGAGAACGGCGGCATCGGCGACGGCGGTGACGGCGGTGCGTTCAATGGCGGCGCCGCCGGCGACGGAGGGGCCGGCGACGGCGGCGCGGTGCAGCAGCACGGCTGA
- a CDS encoding OsmC family peroxiredoxin, whose protein sequence is MATTRQAHTVWEGELLKGSGVVTFDSSGIGDFPVSWPSRAEQANGKTSPEELIAGAHSSCYSMALSHGLTGAGTPPTRLETKAEVTFQPGEGITGIHLSVTGEVPGIDEAAFQAAAEDAKKNCPVSQALTGTTITLSAKLA, encoded by the coding sequence ATGGCCACCACGCGTCAGGCTCACACCGTCTGGGAAGGCGAGTTGCTCAAGGGCTCGGGCGTCGTCACCTTCGACTCGTCCGGCATCGGCGACTTCCCGGTCTCTTGGCCGTCGCGCGCCGAGCAGGCGAACGGCAAGACCAGCCCCGAGGAGCTGATCGCCGGCGCCCATTCGAGCTGCTACTCCATGGCCCTCTCGCACGGTCTCACCGGCGCGGGCACCCCGCCCACCCGCCTGGAGACCAAGGCCGAGGTCACCTTCCAGCCCGGCGAGGGCATCACCGGAATCCACCTGTCGGTCACCGGCGAGGTGCCGGGCATCGACGAGGCAGCGTTCCAGGCCGCGGCCGAGGACGCCAAGAAGAACTGCCCGGTGAGCCAGGCCCTGACCGGCACGACCATCACCCTGAGCGCCAAGCTGGCGTAG